One Anabas testudineus chromosome 15, fAnaTes1.2, whole genome shotgun sequence genomic window carries:
- the LOC113158862 gene encoding phosphoglycerate mutase 1-like: MAAYKLVLIRHGESNWNQENRFCGWFDADLSETGEKEAKRGGQALKDASFEFDICYTSVLKRAIRTLWLVLDSIDQMWVPVHRTWRLNERHYGGLTGLNKAETAAKHGEAQVKIWRRSFDIPPPQMGPDHDYYTIISKDRRYADLTDDQLPSCESLKDTIARALPFWNEEIAPQIKQGKRVLIAAHGNSLRGIVKHLEGMSDEAIMELNLPTGIPILYELDKNLKPVKPMQFLGDEETVRKAMEAVAAQGKAKK, translated from the exons ATGGCTGCCTACAAATTAGTGCTGATTCGTCACGGAGAGAGCAACTGGAACCAGGAGAATCGGTTCTGCGGTTGGTTCGATGCAGATTTGAGTGAAACCGGAGAAAAGGAGGCGAAGAGAGGTGGACAGGCCCTGAAAG ATGCCAGCTTTGAGTTTGACATCTGCTACACCTCTGTGCTGAAACGCGCCATCAGGACACTGTGGCTGGTCCTGGACAGTATTGACCAGATGTGGGTACCAGTGCATAGGACCTGGCGACTCAATGAGCGCCACTATGGGGGCCTCACAGGGCTTAACAAGGCAGAGACTGCTGCCAAGCATGGGGAGGCTCAGGTGAAAATCTGGAGGCGCTCGTTTGACATCCCTCCTCCCCAGATGGGCCCAGATCATGATTACTACACTATCATCAGCAAG GATCGTCGCTATGCAGATCTGACTGACGATCAGCTCCCTTCCTGCGAGAGCCTTAAAGACACCATTGCACGAGCGCTGCCCTTTTGGAATGAGGAGATTGCGCCTCAGATCAAACAGGGGAAGAGGGTGCTTATCGCTGCCCATGGAAACAGTCTCAGGGGCATTGTCAAGCATCTGGAGG GAATGTCAGATGAGGCCATCATGGAACTGAACCTGCCAACAGGAATCCCCATCCTCTACGAGCTTGACAAGAACCTGAAACCTGTGAAGCCGATGCAGTTCCTGGGAGACGAGGAGACTGTACGCAAAGCAATGGAAGCCGTGGCTGCTCAGGGAAAAGCTAAGAAGTAA
- the slf2 gene encoding SMC5-SMC6 complex localization factor protein 2 isoform X2: MRKATENQGNTRTRTEHFSPKCKGKELAFQQHIQPNFISSHQETPMKPSQVPNRLSQPPPRRILPMQSPELCPRDRLGSPWHPSHTLGPFQPSGIVPSSPTSIGRPHPTPRDRQGPPQHSAQLQSVPVIPTKIDTSANRPQHPPPHMFHHTSPQYHTPSSHIKRDQVTESKVVVSYSGTKTVTTKSKDSNKAQSSDAKSSIPTVQLHRSPLTPSLNSQAAQHLCARTQDSEQWSPGTIQWPSQGYELPPTTQSSDTSIGSSLLNMQCPVASDQDQQHKPTPSSKTQIPVVDLNSLSQKRRRDFEHSDDTAKKLCVQGPSKAQTPKPTVGTTLSTSQALPSRPSPVLELSPRTDGNAEPFDPSTCVEPSATHSSCASLSPKISLKRHPPTGAKQVLLNSCQNHIVKLRSPLNFSQDNLKKSEENNEQDKSSTLLSPEIPQKDTGSSAHVLLGSHQSGHIHCSKPVEPVKTPSRSKQVEESRKHEGCIPKTTSKPKSASLSCHRIKHNKTAHQRRHAVIPNDVDELFTPDPMTYVVSPTQKTVKPMIDGGTVKSPTSEKNCSFVTASSSLSPVTVTSCQQNCSSNAVDARVSSSEHNPQVCLPTVVLVRVKPALKNTEQVHPKKEDLKNSSITSSGRQLREKGVKSDEKCTSLILDNVSSHTSRNDISASKQTVTSSQSPPLERQASGMGGKQVNEDDPIDVELGLSFALDLDITQSSHSSEEEQLLSLQEMMERVTKPPDTPEKGAFSEPSTPGHRSCQLKVPLQSTTNSGIYKNSLDQMLKEINTNKKAKEIEAQLLTACKEDLLRIAEYEEAEENQEEGISTEQQEFLQRYSLMSSAIREVPPGEVVFNLEKFGQIFDQDTLQLRQCKVNPQGTAQKTLLWSSPAQLRLHVTIGLFQEAYDCCSPCPTQVTRFLFKMMSVHSERLVSEMMLQALCDIACTAAFQRVKNGNQQFKVWVPSLADVTLVLMNMGVAFVTLFPFENLQPSFTEGDLLEDEHIKIESPSSNKEPSPFPEHNCNNILKYLSYCMGLCPRAYSDDELLLLLTVVGRIGLDTRLILHSSVELYPLQYKIVNNIRNWDTMLPRICQALTDLTDDHHNMCLLVQMLPDNTRGKQLRRHLSLSMISKLLDGNCTYRSTEKEFQLSNLRPYLPRMQPSTILRAMLSNSSKSQKDKEEDMAILDQQAYYLCYSLLTLANEASNFQFFPAQQKKQLLSLCSELETHVKCDIRESEKCLYRSKVKDLVARIYTKWQMLLQRTRPLHGKLYDYWEPLSSDAFIGSQAQQASNNSDEEEPEMDGTNGSETNEVVMVDEDEVQKDEEQKEEERLEGQEDMKMNEKLKMGRASPVNDLCETEDAVDLVPGELSQAMLEGEPEVQRESKAMDEQTCAGNTEHVKVQAENVVDKIIVTSHQNQVAACDLVS; this comes from the exons atgagaaaagcaacagaaaatcAAGGAAACACTCG GACACGTACAGAGCACTTCTCCCCGAAGTGTAAAG GGAAGGAACTCGCATTCCAGCAGCACATCCAACCCAATTTCATATCTTCTCATCAGGAGACTCCAATGAAACCCTCTCAAGTCCCTAACCGGCTTTCTCAACCACCACCCAGGAGAATTTTGCCTATGCAAAGCCCTGAGCTGTGTCCCAGGGACAGACTAGGCTCACCTTGGCACCCTTCTCATACCCTGGGACCATTCCAGCCATCAGGGATTGTTCCAAGCAGTCCAACGAGCATTGGCAGGCCCCATCCCACACCAAGGGACAGACAGGGCCCTCCACAGCATTCTGCTCAGCTACAGTCTGTTCCTGTCATCCCAACTAAAATTGATACTTCAGCTAATAGGCCACAGCACCCACCTCCCCATATGTTTCACCACACGTCCCCTCAATACCACACACCATCTTCCCACATCAAGAGAGATCAAGTAACAGAATCCAAGGTTGTTGTGTCTTACTCGGGAACtaaaactgtaacaacaaaGAGTAAAGACTCAAACAAG GCTCAATCCAGTGATGCAAAGAGTTCCATACCTACTGTCCAGCTGCACAGGTCCCCCCTGACTCCATCACTAAACAGCCAAGCAGCTCAACACCTTTGCGCGAGAACCCAAGATTCAGAGCAGTGGAGTCCTGGTACCATCCAGTGGCCCTCACAGGGCTATGAGCTTCCTCCTACCACCCAGTCTTCTGACACAAGTATTGGTTCTAGTTTACTCAACATGCAGTGCCCGGTAGCCTCTGACCAG GACCAACAACATAAACCAACCCCTTCGAGTAAAACGCAAATTCCAG TGGTCGACTTGAATAGCTTATCTCAGAAGAGGCGGAGGGATTTTGAGCACTCTGATGACACTGCCAAGAAACTGTGTGTTCAGGGTCCAAGCAAAGCACAGACACCAAAACCCACAGTTGGCACCACACTCAGCACTTCCCAAGCACTGCCATCAAGACCTTCTCCAGTCTTGGAGCTGTCACCCAGAACAGATGGCAATGCAGAACCATTTGACCCGTCAACATGTGTGGAACCATCAGCCACACATTCATCCTGTGCATCACTGTCACCGAAAATTTCTCTAAAGAGGCATCCACCAACAGGGGCAAAGCAGGTTCTTCTGAATTCCTGTCAAAATCATATTGTGAAGTTAAGATCACCTTTAAATTTCAGTCAAgacaatttaaagaaaagtgaGGAAAACAACGAACAGGATAAGTCAAGCACTTTGCTATCCCCTGAGATTCCCCAAAAAGACACTGGTAGCTCAGCTCATGTTCTGTTAGGCAGCCACCAGTCTGGTCATATTCACTGTAGTAAGCCAGTCGAACCAGTCAAGACCCCGAGTAGAAGTAAACAGGTGGAGGAGAGCCGAAAACATGAGGGTTGCATTCCCAAAACAACCTCAAAACCAAAATCAGCTTCTCTGAGCTGTCatagaataaaacataataaaactgcCCATCAACGGAGACATGCAGTAATACCCAATGATGTAGATGAACTCTTTACCCCTGATCCCATGACTTATGTAGTCAGCCCCACACAAAAGACGGTAAAGCCCATGATCGATGGCGGTACAGTCAAATCACCTACCTCTGAGAAAAATTGTTCATTTGTTACTGCGTCTAGCTCACTGTCCCCAGTTACTGTCACATCATGTCAACAAAACTGTTCTTCTAATGCAGTGGACGCCAGAGTTTCTTCCTCAGAACATAACCCACAAGTCTGTTTGCCAACTGTAGTTTTAGTGCGCGTAAAACctgcactgaaaaacacagaacaagtcCATCCTAAAAAAGAAGACCTCAAAAACAGCTCTATCACTTCCTCAGGAAGGCAGCTTAGAGAAAAGGGTGTTAAATCTGATGAGAAATGCACATCTCTCATTCTCGACAATGTGAGCTCACACACTTCAAGAAATGACATCAGTGCCTCCAAGCAAACTGTTACATCCTCTCAGTCTCCTCCACTGGAGAGGCAGGCTAGTGGTATGGGTGGAAAGCAGGTGAATGAAGACGATCCCATAGATGTTGAGCTGGGGCTGAGCTTTGCATTAGATTTAGACATAACCCAAAGCTCGCACAGCAgtgaggaggagcagctgcTTTCCTTGCAGGAAATGATGGAGCGTGTTACCAAGCCGCCAGATACACCGGAGAAGGGAGCGTTTTCAGAGCCAAGCACGCCTGGACATCGCAGCTGTCAGTTAAAAGTT CCGTTGCAGTCCACCACTAACTCAGGCATCTACAAGAACAGCCTCGATCAGATGCTgaaggaaataaatacaaataaaaa AGCCAAAGAGATTGAGGCACAGCTTCTAACTGCATGTAAAGAGGATCTGTTGAGAATAGCTGAATAtgaggaggctgaggagaaCCAAGAGGAGGGCATCTCCACTGAACAACA GGAGTTCCTGCAGCGTTACTCATTGATGTCCAGTGCAATAAGAGAAGTGCCTCCAGGAGAAGTGGTGTTCAATCTGGAGAAATTCGGCCAGATCTTCGATCAGGATACACTGCAGCTTAGACAGTGCAAGGTCAATCCACAGGGCACAGCTCAGAAAACACTTCTTTG GTCCAGCCCTGCTCAGCTAAGGTTGCATGTGACTATTGGTTTGTTTCAGGAAGCTTATGACTGCTGCTCACCCTGTCCAACACAGGTTACTCGTTTTCTATTCAAG ATGATGTCCGTCCATAGTGAGAGGTTGGTGTCGGAAATGATGCTACAGGCCCTTTGTGATATTGCCTGCACTGCTGCTTTTCAAAGAG TGAAAAATGGAAACCAGCAATTTAAAGTGTGGGTCCCTAGTTTGGCTGATGTTACACTGGTCCTGATGAATATGGGAGTTGCCTTTGTTACTCTCTTTCCTTTTGAGAATCTGCAGCCCTCATTTACAGAGGGAGATTTGCT AGAGGATGAGCATATCAAGATTGAGAGTCCCTCCAGTAACAAGGAACCAAGTCCTTTCCCTGAACACAACTGCAACAACATCTTAAAG TACCTGTCTTATTGCATGGGCCTCTGTCCACGGGCATACAGCGACGAtgagctgctcctgctgctgactGTGGTGGGAAGGATCGGCTTGGACACGAGGCTTATTCTCCACTCCAGTGTGGAACTGTACCCTCTACAATATAAAATTGTTAACAACATCAGGAACTGGGACACGATG cTGCCAAGAATATGTCAAGCTCTTACTGATCTGACAGATGACCACCACAACATGTGCTTGCTAGTTCAAATGCTGCCTGACAACACCCGTGGAAA GCAACTGCGCCGACATCTGAGCCTGTCCATGATCTCTAAACTGTTAGATGGAAATTGCACTTACAGATCTACAGAAAAAGAGTTTCAG CTTTCTAATCTCAGGCCTTACTTGCCCCGTATGCAACCCTCCACCATTCTCCGTGCCATGCTGAGCAACTCTAGCAAGAGTCAGAAGGATAAAGAAGAAGACATGGCTATCCTAGACCAACAG GCCTACTACCTCTGCTATAGCCTTTTGACGTTGGCAAATGAAGCTTCAAATTTTCAGTTCTTCCCAGCTCAACAGAAG aagcagctgctgtctctgtgttCTGAGTTGGAAACCCATGTAAAGTGTGACatcagagagagtgagaaatgCCTGTACCGGAGCAAG GTAAAGGACCTGGTGGCGAGGATCTACACCAAGTGGCAGATGCTTCTTCAGCGAACCAGGCctctacat GGTAAGCTGTATGATTATTGGGAGCCTCTTTCTTCGGATGCATTCATCGGCAGCCAAGCACAGCAGGCGTCGAACAACAGTGATGAGGAAGAGCCTGAAATGGATGGAACCAATGGATCCGAAACAAACGAGGTTGTAATGGTTGATGAAGATGAGGTGCAGAAAGATGAGgagcagaaagaagaggagaggctGGAGGGACAAGAGgacatgaaaatgaatgaaaagcttAAAATGGGAAGAGCTAGTCCAGTGAATGACCTGTGTGAAACTGAAGATGCAGTAGATCTGGTTCCTGGGGAGTTGAGCCAAGCGATGCTAGAGGGGGAGCCTGAAGTACAGAGAGAGTCTAAAGCAATGGACGAGCAAACATGTGCTGGTAACACAGAACATGTTAAGGTGCAGGCAGAAAATGTGGTTGATAAAATAATTGTCACTTCTCACCAAAACCAGGTTGCAGCATGTGATTTAGTGTCATAg
- the slf2 gene encoding SMC5-SMC6 complex localization factor protein 2 isoform X1, with translation MRKATENQGNTRTRTEHFSPKCKGKELAFQQHIQPNFISSHQETPMKPSQVPNRLSQPPPRRILPMQSPELCPRDRLGSPWHPSHTLGPFQPSGIVPSSPTSIGRPHPTPRDRQGPPQHSAQLQSVPVIPTKIDTSANRPQHPPPHMFHHTSPQYHTPSSHIKRDQVTESKVVVSYSGTKTVTTKSKDSNKAQSSDAKSSIPTVQLHRSPLTPSLNSQAAQHLCARTQDSEQWSPGTIQWPSQGYELPPTTQSSDTSIGSSLLNMQCPVASDQDQQHKPTPSSKTQIPVVDLNSLSQKRRRDFEHSDDTAKKLCVQGPSKAQTPKPTVGTTLSTSQALPSRPSPVLELSPRTDGNAEPFDPSTCVEPSATHSSCASLSPKISLKRHPPTGAKQVLLNSCQNHIVKLRSPLNFSQDNLKKSEENNEQDKSSTLLSPEIPQKDTGSSAHVLLGSHQSGHIHCSKPVEPVKTPSRSKQVEESRKHEGCIPKTTSKPKSASLSCHRIKHNKTAHQRRHAVIPNDVDELFTPDPMTYVVSPTQKTVKPMIDGGTVKSPTSEKNCSFVTASSSLSPVTVTSCQQNCSSNAVDARVSSSEHNPQVCLPTVVLVRVKPALKNTEQVHPKKEDLKNSSITSSGRQLREKGVKSDEKCTSLILDNVSSHTSRNDISASKQTVTSSQSPPLERQASGMGGKQVNEDDPIDVELGLSFALDLDITQSSHSSEEEQLLSLQEMMERVTKPPDTPEKGAFSEPSTPGHRSCQLKVQPLQSTTNSGIYKNSLDQMLKEINTNKKAKEIEAQLLTACKEDLLRIAEYEEAEENQEEGISTEQQEFLQRYSLMSSAIREVPPGEVVFNLEKFGQIFDQDTLQLRQCKVNPQGTAQKTLLWSSPAQLRLHVTIGLFQEAYDCCSPCPTQVTRFLFKMMSVHSERLVSEMMLQALCDIACTAAFQRVKNGNQQFKVWVPSLADVTLVLMNMGVAFVTLFPFENLQPSFTEGDLLEDEHIKIESPSSNKEPSPFPEHNCNNILKYLSYCMGLCPRAYSDDELLLLLTVVGRIGLDTRLILHSSVELYPLQYKIVNNIRNWDTMLPRICQALTDLTDDHHNMCLLVQMLPDNTRGKQLRRHLSLSMISKLLDGNCTYRSTEKEFQLSNLRPYLPRMQPSTILRAMLSNSSKSQKDKEEDMAILDQQAYYLCYSLLTLANEASNFQFFPAQQKKQLLSLCSELETHVKCDIRESEKCLYRSKVKDLVARIYTKWQMLLQRTRPLHGKLYDYWEPLSSDAFIGSQAQQASNNSDEEEPEMDGTNGSETNEVVMVDEDEVQKDEEQKEEERLEGQEDMKMNEKLKMGRASPVNDLCETEDAVDLVPGELSQAMLEGEPEVQRESKAMDEQTCAGNTEHVKVQAENVVDKIIVTSHQNQVAACDLVS, from the exons atgagaaaagcaacagaaaatcAAGGAAACACTCG GACACGTACAGAGCACTTCTCCCCGAAGTGTAAAG GGAAGGAACTCGCATTCCAGCAGCACATCCAACCCAATTTCATATCTTCTCATCAGGAGACTCCAATGAAACCCTCTCAAGTCCCTAACCGGCTTTCTCAACCACCACCCAGGAGAATTTTGCCTATGCAAAGCCCTGAGCTGTGTCCCAGGGACAGACTAGGCTCACCTTGGCACCCTTCTCATACCCTGGGACCATTCCAGCCATCAGGGATTGTTCCAAGCAGTCCAACGAGCATTGGCAGGCCCCATCCCACACCAAGGGACAGACAGGGCCCTCCACAGCATTCTGCTCAGCTACAGTCTGTTCCTGTCATCCCAACTAAAATTGATACTTCAGCTAATAGGCCACAGCACCCACCTCCCCATATGTTTCACCACACGTCCCCTCAATACCACACACCATCTTCCCACATCAAGAGAGATCAAGTAACAGAATCCAAGGTTGTTGTGTCTTACTCGGGAACtaaaactgtaacaacaaaGAGTAAAGACTCAAACAAG GCTCAATCCAGTGATGCAAAGAGTTCCATACCTACTGTCCAGCTGCACAGGTCCCCCCTGACTCCATCACTAAACAGCCAAGCAGCTCAACACCTTTGCGCGAGAACCCAAGATTCAGAGCAGTGGAGTCCTGGTACCATCCAGTGGCCCTCACAGGGCTATGAGCTTCCTCCTACCACCCAGTCTTCTGACACAAGTATTGGTTCTAGTTTACTCAACATGCAGTGCCCGGTAGCCTCTGACCAG GACCAACAACATAAACCAACCCCTTCGAGTAAAACGCAAATTCCAG TGGTCGACTTGAATAGCTTATCTCAGAAGAGGCGGAGGGATTTTGAGCACTCTGATGACACTGCCAAGAAACTGTGTGTTCAGGGTCCAAGCAAAGCACAGACACCAAAACCCACAGTTGGCACCACACTCAGCACTTCCCAAGCACTGCCATCAAGACCTTCTCCAGTCTTGGAGCTGTCACCCAGAACAGATGGCAATGCAGAACCATTTGACCCGTCAACATGTGTGGAACCATCAGCCACACATTCATCCTGTGCATCACTGTCACCGAAAATTTCTCTAAAGAGGCATCCACCAACAGGGGCAAAGCAGGTTCTTCTGAATTCCTGTCAAAATCATATTGTGAAGTTAAGATCACCTTTAAATTTCAGTCAAgacaatttaaagaaaagtgaGGAAAACAACGAACAGGATAAGTCAAGCACTTTGCTATCCCCTGAGATTCCCCAAAAAGACACTGGTAGCTCAGCTCATGTTCTGTTAGGCAGCCACCAGTCTGGTCATATTCACTGTAGTAAGCCAGTCGAACCAGTCAAGACCCCGAGTAGAAGTAAACAGGTGGAGGAGAGCCGAAAACATGAGGGTTGCATTCCCAAAACAACCTCAAAACCAAAATCAGCTTCTCTGAGCTGTCatagaataaaacataataaaactgcCCATCAACGGAGACATGCAGTAATACCCAATGATGTAGATGAACTCTTTACCCCTGATCCCATGACTTATGTAGTCAGCCCCACACAAAAGACGGTAAAGCCCATGATCGATGGCGGTACAGTCAAATCACCTACCTCTGAGAAAAATTGTTCATTTGTTACTGCGTCTAGCTCACTGTCCCCAGTTACTGTCACATCATGTCAACAAAACTGTTCTTCTAATGCAGTGGACGCCAGAGTTTCTTCCTCAGAACATAACCCACAAGTCTGTTTGCCAACTGTAGTTTTAGTGCGCGTAAAACctgcactgaaaaacacagaacaagtcCATCCTAAAAAAGAAGACCTCAAAAACAGCTCTATCACTTCCTCAGGAAGGCAGCTTAGAGAAAAGGGTGTTAAATCTGATGAGAAATGCACATCTCTCATTCTCGACAATGTGAGCTCACACACTTCAAGAAATGACATCAGTGCCTCCAAGCAAACTGTTACATCCTCTCAGTCTCCTCCACTGGAGAGGCAGGCTAGTGGTATGGGTGGAAAGCAGGTGAATGAAGACGATCCCATAGATGTTGAGCTGGGGCTGAGCTTTGCATTAGATTTAGACATAACCCAAAGCTCGCACAGCAgtgaggaggagcagctgcTTTCCTTGCAGGAAATGATGGAGCGTGTTACCAAGCCGCCAGATACACCGGAGAAGGGAGCGTTTTCAGAGCCAAGCACGCCTGGACATCGCAGCTGTCAGTTAAAAGTT CAGCCGTTGCAGTCCACCACTAACTCAGGCATCTACAAGAACAGCCTCGATCAGATGCTgaaggaaataaatacaaataaaaa AGCCAAAGAGATTGAGGCACAGCTTCTAACTGCATGTAAAGAGGATCTGTTGAGAATAGCTGAATAtgaggaggctgaggagaaCCAAGAGGAGGGCATCTCCACTGAACAACA GGAGTTCCTGCAGCGTTACTCATTGATGTCCAGTGCAATAAGAGAAGTGCCTCCAGGAGAAGTGGTGTTCAATCTGGAGAAATTCGGCCAGATCTTCGATCAGGATACACTGCAGCTTAGACAGTGCAAGGTCAATCCACAGGGCACAGCTCAGAAAACACTTCTTTG GTCCAGCCCTGCTCAGCTAAGGTTGCATGTGACTATTGGTTTGTTTCAGGAAGCTTATGACTGCTGCTCACCCTGTCCAACACAGGTTACTCGTTTTCTATTCAAG ATGATGTCCGTCCATAGTGAGAGGTTGGTGTCGGAAATGATGCTACAGGCCCTTTGTGATATTGCCTGCACTGCTGCTTTTCAAAGAG TGAAAAATGGAAACCAGCAATTTAAAGTGTGGGTCCCTAGTTTGGCTGATGTTACACTGGTCCTGATGAATATGGGAGTTGCCTTTGTTACTCTCTTTCCTTTTGAGAATCTGCAGCCCTCATTTACAGAGGGAGATTTGCT AGAGGATGAGCATATCAAGATTGAGAGTCCCTCCAGTAACAAGGAACCAAGTCCTTTCCCTGAACACAACTGCAACAACATCTTAAAG TACCTGTCTTATTGCATGGGCCTCTGTCCACGGGCATACAGCGACGAtgagctgctcctgctgctgactGTGGTGGGAAGGATCGGCTTGGACACGAGGCTTATTCTCCACTCCAGTGTGGAACTGTACCCTCTACAATATAAAATTGTTAACAACATCAGGAACTGGGACACGATG cTGCCAAGAATATGTCAAGCTCTTACTGATCTGACAGATGACCACCACAACATGTGCTTGCTAGTTCAAATGCTGCCTGACAACACCCGTGGAAA GCAACTGCGCCGACATCTGAGCCTGTCCATGATCTCTAAACTGTTAGATGGAAATTGCACTTACAGATCTACAGAAAAAGAGTTTCAG CTTTCTAATCTCAGGCCTTACTTGCCCCGTATGCAACCCTCCACCATTCTCCGTGCCATGCTGAGCAACTCTAGCAAGAGTCAGAAGGATAAAGAAGAAGACATGGCTATCCTAGACCAACAG GCCTACTACCTCTGCTATAGCCTTTTGACGTTGGCAAATGAAGCTTCAAATTTTCAGTTCTTCCCAGCTCAACAGAAG aagcagctgctgtctctgtgttCTGAGTTGGAAACCCATGTAAAGTGTGACatcagagagagtgagaaatgCCTGTACCGGAGCAAG GTAAAGGACCTGGTGGCGAGGATCTACACCAAGTGGCAGATGCTTCTTCAGCGAACCAGGCctctacat GGTAAGCTGTATGATTATTGGGAGCCTCTTTCTTCGGATGCATTCATCGGCAGCCAAGCACAGCAGGCGTCGAACAACAGTGATGAGGAAGAGCCTGAAATGGATGGAACCAATGGATCCGAAACAAACGAGGTTGTAATGGTTGATGAAGATGAGGTGCAGAAAGATGAGgagcagaaagaagaggagaggctGGAGGGACAAGAGgacatgaaaatgaatgaaaagcttAAAATGGGAAGAGCTAGTCCAGTGAATGACCTGTGTGAAACTGAAGATGCAGTAGATCTGGTTCCTGGGGAGTTGAGCCAAGCGATGCTAGAGGGGGAGCCTGAAGTACAGAGAGAGTCTAAAGCAATGGACGAGCAAACATGTGCTGGTAACACAGAACATGTTAAGGTGCAGGCAGAAAATGTGGTTGATAAAATAATTGTCACTTCTCACCAAAACCAGGTTGCAGCATGTGATTTAGTGTCATAg